A stretch of DNA from Skermanella mucosa:
CCTCCACCGTCCTCGGCACCGTCGGGGCGGGCGGCATCGGCTTCGAGCTGATCTCCGCCCTGCGCATCATGAACTACCAGGAGGTCCTGGCCGTCATGATCGTCGTCCTCGCCATGGTCACACTCGTGGACGGCGTCGGCTCCGCCCTGCGCCGCCGCACCAAATAGCAACAGTCGGAATCTTCCATGACCGCTCCCAAGATCGTCGTGACAAGCCGCGTCCATGCCGAAACCCTGGCCGACCTGGAAGGCCGCGGGCGCATCGTCGTCAACCGGGACGGCACGCCGTGGCCGGCGGCCCGGCTGGCCGAAGAGATCCGCGATGCCGCCGCCGTGATGGCCTTCATGACGGACCGCATCGATGCCGCCGCGGTGGCGGCGGCCCCCGCGCTGCGCATCGTCTCGTGCGCGCTGAAGGGCCACGACAATTTCGACGCCGAGGCCTGCGCCCGGGCCGGCGTATGGGTCAGCATCGTGCCGGACCTTCTGACGGTGCCGACGGCGGAACTGACGGTCGGCCTGATCATCGGACTGGCCCGGCACGTCCCGGCGGGCGACCGTCACGTGCGCGGCGGCGCCTTCGCCGGCTGGCGGCCCGAGCTTTACGGGACCGGCCTCCAGGGCAGCCGGATCGGCATCATCGGGATGGGCGCGATCGGACGTGCCATCGCCGAGCGGCTCGCCGGGTTCGGCGCCGACCTCGCCTATTGGGACCGCCGGCCGGCCGACGATGCGGTCGGATTTGCGCCGGGGCTGCGCCGGCTGGACCGGGCCGACCTGTTCGCCACCTCCGACATCCTGGTGGTGGCGCTCCCGCTGACCGACGGGACTCTGCACCTGATCGACCGCGCCGCCCTGGCAACCGTCAAGCCCGGCGCCCTGCTGGTCAATCCGGCGCGCGGCAGCGTGGTCGACGAGGCGGCGGTCGCCGACGCGCTGGCCGCCGGTCGCCTGGGCGGCTACGCCGCCGACGTGTTCGAGATGGAGGACTGGGCCCGCCCGGACCGGCCGCGCGGGATCGATCCGCGGCTGCTCGCCGACCGCGACCGCACGCTGTTCACGCCCCACCTGGGATCGGCGGTCGCCCGGGTCCGCCTGGCCATCGAGCGCGAGGCGGCGGCGAACATCATCGACGTGCTGGAGGGCCGGGCACCGCGAGGTGCCGTCAACCGGCCCGACGCGGCGGCCCTGGGACTCCGGGCCGGGACGGCGTGATGCTGAACCTCTGGCACGTCGCCGCCTTCCTGGCGGTGGCCGAGACCGGCAGCTTCCACGAGGCGTCGCGGCGCCTCGGCGTCGCCCAGCCGACGGTGTCCCTGCATGTCAGGAGCCTGGAGGAGGCGCTGGGTGCCACGCTGATCGTCCGCGGCCGGGCGCGCAGCATCCCCAGCACCGACGGCCGCCGGTTCCTGCCCCATGCCCGCAGCCTGATGGCGGTGGCCGACCGGGCGCGCCGCACGATCGCCGGGCGGCATGTCGGCATCGGCGCCAGCAGCAACATCGGCATCTACCTGCTTCAGCCGCACCTGAAGCGCATCGCGGAGCTGGAGGGCGGCAGGGTCCGGTTCGAGCTCGGGATCGGCCCAAATCCCGACATCGTCGCCAAGCTGGAAACGGGCGAGATCGACATCGCGGTCCTGGAATGGTGGGACGACCGCCCCGGGTTCGTGGCGCGGCGCTGGCGGCGCGAACGGCTGGTCATCATCGTGTCGCCGGACCATGCCTGGGCCGGCCGCGCCGGCGTCACGGTGGAGGAACTGGCGACCCAGCCGCTGCTGGGCGGCGAGCCCGGCACCGGGACCGGCACGCTGCTGCGCCGGGCGCTGGGCGACGCGGCCGAACTGCTGCGCGTGGACCGGGCGCTGGGCAGCACCGAGGCGGTCAAGCATGCGGTCAGGGCCGGGCTCGGCGTGTCGCTGGTGGCCGAGAGCTCGGTGGCCGAGGAGGTGCGGCACGGCACGCTGGCGGCCGTCTCCCTGGACGGCGTCACGCTGGAGAAGGACCTCCAGGTCGTGCTCCCGGCGGCGCTGCCGGACGGTTCGGCCCCCGCGCGCATCGCCGGCCTGCTGCTCGCCTGACGGGGCGGCATCAGGCTCCAGGGCGAAGCGGATCTGGCACCTCGACGAAACGGACCGTACCGGATCTTATCCGATGTCGGCACGGGGGCGTCCCGCCCGTCCTCGGGACGGAACCGCCGCTTCGGCCGGGGCCGTGTCGATAGGAAGGGAGCTCGCGATGAAGGTTACCCAGCATCTCTGGTTCGAGAAGGACATGGAGGCGGCGGTCCGCTTCTACACGTCGCTGATCCCCGGTTCCCGGATCGGGGAAACCGCGGCGATCATGGCCGACACGCCGTCCGGTCCGGCCGGGAGCGTCAGGATCGTCACCTTCAGGCTCGGTGACCAGGACTACATGGCGATCGAAGCCGGGCCGCTCGACCCCTTCAACCACAGCTTCTCGATCATGGTGGAGTGCGACACCCAGCAGGAAATCGACCGTCTCTGGGATGCCCTGAAAGAGGGCGGGACCGTGGAACAGTGCGGCTGGCTGAGAGACCGCTGGGGCCTGTCCTGGCAGATCGCGCCGAAGCGGCTGAGGGAGCTGATGGGAGACCCTGACCCGGCCCTCGTCCGAAGGGTGACCGAGGCGATGCTCGGGATGGTCAAGCTGGAGATCGACGCGCTGGAGGCGGCGGCGCGGGGCTGATGCCCTGCGACACACGGACCCGTCGGGCCTGCGATCCCCGGATGGTCATGCCGATCACCCGGGGACCGCGCGGATCCCGTCGTCCAGCGCTGTCCGGACCTCACCCGAGATCCACGACGGCAGGCGGCCCGGCGCTTCGGCGACCCACTCCAGGATCGCCCTCACCTTGTCGGCGACACCGGCGTCTCCTCGATAAGCTTCGACCTGACCTCGGCGGGCGCGCCCTCCGCCCAGAGCAGCAGGGCGTCCAAAGCCGGACACAGGGACTGGCCCCATTCCGTCAGGTGATACTCCACCTTCGGCGGAACCTGGTGGTGGACGATGCGCCCGACGACGCCATCGCTCTCCAGCTGGCGCAGTTGCTGGATCAGCATCTTCTGGGAAACGCCGGGGATCGACCGCTCCAGATCGGAAAAGCGCCGCACCTGGCCACCGAACAGCTGGAACAGGATCACGAGCTTCCACCGGCCCTCCAGAACCCGGAGCACGTTCTGCACGCTCTGAGCCCCGGAATGAGGCGTGTAGGAGGCCCGCTTACCTTCAGGTGAGTACCTTACTTTTTCGTCCGTACTTGTCATCCGGAAAGCCTAGTAGCAATTTTC
This window harbors:
- a CDS encoding NAD(P)-dependent oxidoreductase; this translates as MTAPKIVVTSRVHAETLADLEGRGRIVVNRDGTPWPAARLAEEIRDAAAVMAFMTDRIDAAAVAAAPALRIVSCALKGHDNFDAEACARAGVWVSIVPDLLTVPTAELTVGLIIGLARHVPAGDRHVRGGAFAGWRPELYGTGLQGSRIGIIGMGAIGRAIAERLAGFGADLAYWDRRPADDAVGFAPGLRRLDRADLFATSDILVVALPLTDGTLHLIDRAALATVKPGALLVNPARGSVVDEAAVADALAAGRLGGYAADVFEMEDWARPDRPRGIDPRLLADRDRTLFTPHLGSAVARVRLAIEREAAANIIDVLEGRAPRGAVNRPDAAALGLRAGTA
- a CDS encoding LysR family transcriptional regulator, which produces MLNLWHVAAFLAVAETGSFHEASRRLGVAQPTVSLHVRSLEEALGATLIVRGRARSIPSTDGRRFLPHARSLMAVADRARRTIAGRHVGIGASSNIGIYLLQPHLKRIAELEGGRVRFELGIGPNPDIVAKLETGEIDIAVLEWWDDRPGFVARRWRRERLVIIVSPDHAWAGRAGVTVEELATQPLLGGEPGTGTGTLLRRALGDAAELLRVDRALGSTEAVKHAVRAGLGVSLVAESSVAEEVRHGTLAAVSLDGVTLEKDLQVVLPAALPDGSAPARIAGLLLA
- a CDS encoding VOC family protein; the encoded protein is MKVTQHLWFEKDMEAAVRFYTSLIPGSRIGETAAIMADTPSGPAGSVRIVTFRLGDQDYMAIEAGPLDPFNHSFSIMVECDTQQEIDRLWDALKEGGTVEQCGWLRDRWGLSWQIAPKRLRELMGDPDPALVRRVTEAMLGMVKLEIDALEAAARG
- a CDS encoding winged helix-turn-helix transcriptional regulator, producing MTSTDEKVRYSPEGKRASYTPHSGAQSVQNVLRVLEGRWKLVILFQLFGGQVRRFSDLERSIPGVSQKMLIQQLRQLESDGVVGRIVHHQVPPKVEYHLTEWGQSLCPALDALLLWAEGAPAEVRSKLIEETPVSPTR